From a single Micromonospora sp. WMMD1102 genomic region:
- a CDS encoding endonuclease/exonuclease/phosphatase family protein, which translates to MRLATFNLLNGRSPHDGLVDETRLAAAVATLDADILALQEVDRDQSRSNHLDLTAVAARAMNAPEHRFAAAVVGTPGERFRPLTHDDDGHGEPLYGIGLVSRYPVRSWQVTRLSPVPVRSPVIDPGPGGGIILLRDEPRVVLAAILDTPYGPITAAATHLSFVPGWNIRQLRQVVRALRSLPPPRILLGDLNLPAGLATLVSGWRSLARRPTYPAGQPRVQLDHILADPRDGQPLPAVTAVDTPIATISDHRPLVVDLA; encoded by the coding sequence GTGCGCCTGGCAACCTTCAACCTGCTGAACGGTCGATCCCCGCACGACGGCCTCGTCGACGAGACCCGACTCGCCGCCGCCGTCGCCACCCTCGACGCCGACATCCTGGCCCTCCAGGAAGTCGACCGCGACCAGTCCCGCAGCAACCACCTCGACCTCACCGCCGTCGCCGCCCGGGCGATGAACGCCCCCGAACACCGATTCGCCGCCGCCGTCGTCGGCACCCCCGGCGAACGGTTCCGCCCACTGACCCACGACGACGACGGCCACGGCGAACCCCTCTACGGCATCGGCCTGGTCAGCCGCTACCCGGTCCGCTCCTGGCAGGTCACCCGGCTCTCCCCGGTACCCGTACGCTCCCCGGTCATCGACCCCGGCCCCGGCGGCGGCATCATCCTGCTCCGCGACGAACCCAGGGTCGTCCTCGCCGCCATCCTCGACACCCCGTACGGGCCGATCACCGCCGCCGCCACCCACCTCTCGTTCGTACCCGGCTGGAACATCCGACAACTACGCCAGGTCGTCCGCGCCCTGCGCAGCCTGCCACCACCCCGGATCCTGCTCGGCGACCTCAACCTGCCCGCCGGCCTCGCCACCCTCGTCTCCGGCTGGCGCTCCCTGGCCCGCCGCCCCACCTACCCGGCCGGGCAACCCCGCGTCCAACTCGACCACATCCTCGCCGACCCCCGCGACGGACAACCACTGCCCGCCGTCACCGCCGTC